Proteins from a single region of Diorhabda sublineata isolate icDioSubl1.1 chromosome 2, icDioSubl1.1, whole genome shotgun sequence:
- the LOC130440499 gene encoding probable serine hydrolase, which translates to MRDIINIENLPKGDFAEVKEVEIPVPWGYICGKWWGPKNLQPIIGIHGWQDNSGSFDKLAPYLVDYGFSFLCIDLPGHGFSSHFPKGVVYNHSFDGVYCVRRIVKYFGWEKIILIGHSLGGSITFLYASIFPNDVAKFISLDNCGPRVRNPQTLLPVACYNMDQLFEYENNKFYDLCYGYEEMLDIMMEGHNGSLDREACEILMKRGMKPSPDKQNCYVFTRDPRLKIVAFPFFSMDEIRDFASRITCEVLNIRADQGTQLEQPEHYDLIVDAIERSAKRVERVYLKGKHHIHLTDVETVAPIVLNFLLSTSEVAKTHNL; encoded by the coding sequence gaAAATGGTGGGGTCCTAAGAACTTACAACCGATCATTGGTATCCACGGTTGGCAGGACAACAGCGGCTCTTTCGATAAATTAGCACCGTACCTCGTAGATTACGGTTTTTCATTTCTATGCATCGATTTACCAGGACACGGATTTTCCTCGCATTTTCCCAAAGGGGTCGTATATAATCATTCCTTCGACGGGGTGTACTGCGTCCGTAGAATCGTCAAATATTTCGGCTGGGAAAAAATCATTCTAATAGGTCACTCTTTAGGTGGAAGTATCACCTTTCTGTACGCCTCCATTTTCCCTAATGACGTAGCTAAGTTTATCAGTCTGGACAACTGCGGACCGAGAGTGAGAAATCCCCAAACATTGTTGCCGGTGGCTTGTTACAACATGGACCAACTGTTCGAATacgaaaacaataaattttatgatctCTGCTACGGTTACGAGGAAATGTTGGATATTATGATGGAAGGACATAACGGATCTCTAGATAGAGAAGCCTgcgaaattttgatgaaaagaGGCATGAAGCCTTCGCCCGATAAACAAAACTGCTACGTATTTACTAGAGATCCTAGATTGAAAATCGTGGCTTTTCCATTCTTTTCCATGGACGAAATTCGTGATTTCGCGTCCAGAATCACCTGCGAAGTTTTGAATATTAGAGCCGATCAAGGTACCCAATTAGAACAACCCGAACATTACGATTTGATAGTTGACGCTATAGAACGATCCGCGAAAAGAGTAGAAAGAGTTTATCTCAAAGGAAAACACCACATACATTTAACTGATGTGGAAACGGTCGCCCCCATCGTTCTAAATTTCTTATTATCCACTTCGGAAGTAGCTAAAACACATAATTTATGA